From Chryseobacterium shandongense, the proteins below share one genomic window:
- a CDS encoding DUF4134 domain-containing protein: protein MEKQRKKVLLAAVAMLSGIGAFAQGNGSAGINEATQMVTSYFDPATQLIYAIGAVVGLIGGVKVYNKFSSGDPDTSKTAASWFGACIFLIVAATILRSFFL from the coding sequence ATGGAAAAACAGAGAAAAAAAGTTTTGCTGGCAGCCGTGGCGATGCTGTCAGGAATTGGTGCGTTCGCACAGGGAAACGGGTCGGCAGGTATCAACGAAGCTACCCAAATGGTAACGTCCTACTTTGACCCAGCTACCCAATTGATTTATGCGATTGGGGCGGTCGTCGGGTTAATCGGGGGCGTGAAAGTGTATAACAAATTTAGTTCGGGCGACCCTGATACGAGTAAGACGGCAGCAAGCTGGTTTGGTGCTTGTATCTTCCTGATTGTGGCGGCTACAATCCTACGTTCATTCTTCCTGTAA
- the mobB gene encoding conjugal transfer protein MobB — MIAKIGRSANLYGALAYNNLKVEKENGQILFTNKIIETSDGQYSVAQLAQSFAPYLLANQNTEKHTLHISLNPDPKDKVSDDTYREMAQQYMKELGYGDQPFVVFKHTDIDRSHIHIVSVCVDENGKKIPDKFEKVRSMNICRELEKQYNLIPATDKERQHNDKIFKPVDYKAGDIKSQIASVVRHLPNYYQFQTLGEYNALLSLFNITTEKIEGELQGKMRKGLLYIPLNEKGERAGHPFKASLFGKNAGLPALELHFAKCKTALKDHPTQQTLKAAVTIALQSTADELSFKKQLGEQGINVVVRRNDTGRIYGITFIDHNSKTVWNGSRLAKELSANTFNDYWNNNIKPDIKELDEPKEKKSTSNDADLPAEELHHLFDLNIPDKKDDGLIEAFGGLLIPEAQGEDYEEQDFANKMKKKRKRKRGLQ; from the coding sequence ATGATAGCGAAAATCGGAAGAAGTGCAAATTTATACGGAGCATTGGCGTACAATAATCTCAAAGTTGAAAAGGAAAACGGACAAATTCTGTTTACCAATAAGATTATTGAAACGTCAGACGGGCAATATTCCGTTGCACAATTAGCCCAATCTTTTGCCCCTTATCTGTTGGCAAACCAAAATACGGAGAAACATACCTTGCATATTTCACTCAATCCCGACCCAAAAGATAAGGTCAGCGATGATACTTACAGGGAAATGGCACAGCAGTATATGAAAGAATTAGGCTATGGCGACCAGCCTTTTGTCGTATTCAAACACACCGATATTGACCGCTCTCACATTCATATCGTATCGGTTTGCGTGGACGAAAACGGCAAAAAAATCCCTGATAAGTTTGAGAAAGTACGGTCGATGAATATTTGCCGAGAACTCGAAAAGCAATACAATCTCATACCAGCTACGGACAAGGAACGCCAGCATAACGACAAGATTTTTAAACCTGTGGATTATAAAGCAGGCGACATAAAAAGTCAGATTGCTTCGGTAGTACGACATTTGCCGAACTACTATCAATTTCAGACTTTGGGAGAATACAATGCTTTGCTATCCCTGTTCAATATTACCACCGAGAAAATCGAGGGCGAATTGCAGGGAAAAATGCGAAAAGGTTTATTGTATATTCCATTAAATGAAAAGGGCGAAAGAGCCGGACACCCGTTTAAGGCTTCCCTGTTCGGAAAGAATGCTGGACTGCCAGCATTGGAATTGCATTTTGCGAAATGCAAAACAGCTTTGAAAGACCACCCGACCCAGCAGACTTTAAAAGCAGCCGTTACCATTGCCCTGCAATCTACGGCTGATGAATTGAGCTTTAAAAAGCAGTTGGGCGAACAAGGTATTAATGTAGTGGTTCGCAGGAACGACACAGGACGTATTTACGGTATCACATTCATCGACCACAATTCCAAAACCGTTTGGAATGGCTCACGATTAGCAAAGGAACTTTCAGCCAATACCTTTAATGATTATTGGAACAACAACATTAAACCGGACATTAAAGAACTGGACGAGCCAAAAGAAAAGAAATCCACATCAAATGATGCGGATCTTCCTGCGGAAGAACTGCATCATTTGTTCGACTTAAACATTCCCGATAAAAAAGACGACGGCTTGATTGAAGCCTTTGGCGGTTTGCTTATCCCTGAAGCACAGGGCGAGGACTACGAAGAACAGGACTTTGCTAATAAAATGAAGAAAAAGCGGAAACGCAAGAGAGGTCTGCAATAA
- a CDS encoding SIR2 family protein, producing MNYILLNNNSSVAYDDSDAADVKVYIDGKLHDFKESTENRIDYAIATKRNKYSQTLNNQFENLLLLTGAGSSIGWGKDEKLGKSMANLWDDAEALLTTDVFNKLLETIGYEEKWEDGTIVKNLEKVLSMATPAIPYVPKGDIDIEDCVNKIKDFIKDACQLSLPDNSPHTLLLNKITKRKVTLPRFKLFTLNYDMMFEQAACESNFVVIDGFSFSQPRIFSGRNYDYDIVSRNQSRVKEEDNFIQKVFHLYKLHGSVNWEKEDNKIIQKENPDNPLMIYPHQSKYESSYEQPYFEMMSRFQSNLRKDNVFLITIGFSFGDKHIVTAIIEALEQNPSFQLMIINRGIDETNENLKPFIDASKKYSNLSIVSETFEDFAKNYPDLKSYNQEDTRQIVINIPNS from the coding sequence ATGAATTATATTTTACTCAACAATAACAGTTCTGTTGCTTATGATGATAGTGATGCTGCCGATGTCAAAGTGTATATCGACGGTAAACTTCACGATTTCAAAGAAAGCACTGAAAACAGGATAGATTATGCTATTGCAACAAAGAGGAACAAGTATTCTCAAACTTTAAATAATCAGTTTGAAAATTTATTACTCCTCACAGGGGCTGGCTCGTCCATTGGTTGGGGCAAGGATGAAAAATTAGGTAAGTCGATGGCTAATTTATGGGATGATGCGGAAGCCCTTTTGACTACTGATGTTTTTAACAAGTTGCTTGAAACGATTGGCTATGAAGAGAAATGGGAAGATGGTACAATCGTGAAAAATTTAGAAAAAGTTCTTTCTATGGCTACCCCTGCTATTCCTTATGTACCTAAAGGCGATATTGACATAGAAGATTGTGTAAACAAGATTAAAGATTTTATCAAAGATGCTTGTCAATTGAGTTTACCTGATAATTCACCTCATACGCTTTTACTAAATAAAATAACCAAACGAAAGGTTACGCTACCACGATTTAAATTGTTCACATTGAACTACGATATGATGTTTGAACAGGCGGCTTGTGAAAGCAATTTTGTGGTTATTGATGGCTTTTCATTTTCTCAACCAAGAATATTTAGCGGACGTAATTATGATTATGATATTGTTTCTCGAAATCAAAGCAGGGTAAAAGAGGAAGATAATTTCATTCAAAAGGTTTTTCACTTGTATAAGTTACACGGTTCTGTAAATTGGGAAAAAGAAGACAACAAAATTATACAGAAAGAAAACCCTGACAACCCATTGATGATTTACCCGCATCAGTCTAAATACGAAAGTTCTTATGAACAGCCGTATTTCGAGATGATGTCGAGGTTCCAATCTAATCTCCGAAAGGATAATGTTTTTCTCATAACGATAGGGTTCAGCTTCGGAGATAAACATATAGTTACTGCTATTATCGAAGCTCTTGAACAAAATCCAAGTTTCCAATTAATGATTATCAATCGTGGAATAGATGAAACTAATGAAAATCTGAAGCCATTTATTGATGCTTCAAAGAAATATTCCAATTTAAGTATTGTATCAGAAACCTTTGAAGATTTCGCCAAAAATTATCCTGACTTAAAATCTTATAATCAGGAAGATACAAGACAAATAGTAATTAACATTCCTAACTCCTAA
- a CDS encoding ParA family protein: protein MNAKHKTVFIAFSSQKGGVGKSTFTTLAASILHYRLGYNVAVFDADFPQHSLMKMKERDLSMVMENEALKKLAYKQFTTINKKAYPIIQHKADSVLEAAHEFVNASAVPVDAVFFDLPGTVNTPGILKALAGMHHIFTPITADRVVMESTLVFTQLLKDVIMKKGETSIETINLFWNQVDGRESTPLYEVYNKLIDQLGLSLMQSQVKNSTRFRKESEVNSKAVFRSTLMPPDERLMKTCQLDEFMSEFLKIIQL, encoded by the coding sequence ATGAATGCAAAACACAAAACAGTATTTATCGCCTTTTCTTCTCAAAAAGGCGGTGTCGGTAAGAGTACATTTACAACTCTTGCAGCGAGTATCCTGCATTATCGGTTGGGCTACAACGTAGCCGTATTTGATGCGGATTTTCCACAGCACAGCCTGATGAAAATGAAAGAACGTGATTTATCTATGGTAATGGAAAACGAGGCTTTGAAAAAGCTGGCTTACAAACAATTTACCACAATCAACAAAAAAGCCTATCCGATTATACAGCACAAAGCGGATAGCGTGTTGGAAGCGGCACACGAATTTGTAAACGCTTCAGCCGTTCCTGTTGATGCCGTGTTCTTCGACCTGCCGGGAACTGTAAATACGCCGGGTATTCTGAAAGCGTTGGCAGGAATGCACCACATTTTTACGCCTATCACGGCAGACCGTGTTGTAATGGAGAGTACCCTCGTTTTCACACAGCTATTAAAGGACGTGATTATGAAAAAGGGCGAAACCTCGATAGAAACCATTAACCTGTTTTGGAACCAAGTGGACGGCAGGGAAAGCACCCCATTGTATGAGGTCTATAACAAACTTATAGACCAATTAGGTTTAAGCCTGATGCAGAGCCAAGTCAAGAACAGCACACGCTTTCGCAAAGAAAGTGAAGTAAACAGCAAAGCCGTTTTCCGCTCAACGCTGATGCCTCCCGATGAACGACTGATGAAAACCTGTCAATTGGACGAGTTTATGAGCGAATTTTTAAAAATCATTCAATTATAG
- a CDS encoding HupE/UreJ family protein, whose protein sequence is MRYIKVVLSIVLLLLVTGSVYAHGVDEDTQTFLSGNSGVAFVPFLYIGAKHMLTGYDHLLFLVGVIFFLYRPKEVLLYVSFFTIGHSITLLLGVLADMAINAYLIDAIIALSIVYKGFDNLGGFQRFLGYQPNTKAAVLIFGLFHGFGLASKLQELSFDRTGLLTNLLGFNIGVEIGQFIALALVLFIITNWRRSPSFLKFSTVTNMLLMAAGFLLFGYQLVGYFNS, encoded by the coding sequence ATGCGGTATATAAAAGTAGTTTTATCAATAGTGCTGTTGCTATTGGTAACAGGCTCGGTGTATGCTCACGGTGTAGATGAGGATACCCAAACTTTCCTCAGTGGAAATTCAGGCGTTGCCTTTGTACCCTTTTTGTACATAGGAGCCAAACATATGTTGACGGGATATGACCATTTATTATTTCTCGTAGGGGTTATATTTTTCCTTTACCGTCCGAAAGAAGTATTGCTGTATGTGAGCTTTTTTACCATTGGACACAGTATTACCCTCTTGTTGGGCGTATTGGCAGATATGGCAATCAATGCTTACCTGATTGATGCAATCATAGCCTTGTCCATTGTGTATAAGGGCTTCGATAATTTGGGTGGCTTTCAAAGGTTCTTGGGGTATCAGCCCAATACCAAAGCGGCTGTTTTAATCTTCGGACTTTTTCACGGCTTTGGTTTAGCCAGTAAATTACAGGAATTGAGTTTTGACCGTACCGGATTGTTGACCAACCTACTTGGTTTTAATATCGGTGTAGAAATAGGTCAGTTCATAGCCTTAGCCCTTGTATTATTTATTATCACTAATTGGAGAAGGTCACCGAGTTTTCTCAAATTCTCGACAGTTACCAATATGTTGCTTATGGCAGCAGGTTTTTTATTGTTCGGCTATCAGTTGGTCGGTTATTTTAATTCTTAA
- a CDS encoding DUF3408 domain-containing protein has product MEKENKKKVTPDINEEFMMNLMVDGVKKEGLQPLQEPPSEAPETEAEKPKELPREKPVIRERSRSKRSSDADYESIFFRKSETNARDGKTVYIRPEFHEKLTRIIQVIGEDKITIYAYLDNLLDYHFQEFAEQITKSYNEKYKPI; this is encoded by the coding sequence ATGGAAAAAGAAAACAAGAAAAAGGTTACTCCCGACATTAACGAGGAATTTATGATGAACCTTATGGTTGATGGCGTAAAGAAAGAGGGTTTACAGCCATTGCAAGAACCTCCGAGCGAAGCACCCGAAACGGAAGCCGAAAAGCCAAAGGAACTGCCACGGGAGAAACCCGTTATCAGGGAAAGAAGCCGAAGCAAACGAAGTTCCGATGCCGATTACGAAAGTATCTTTTTCAGGAAATCGGAAACCAATGCCCGTGACGGGAAAACGGTTTATATCCGTCCTGAATTTCACGAAAAGCTGACACGCATAATACAGGTAATTGGCGAAGACAAAATAACCATTTATGCTTATTTAGACAATTTGCTGGATTACCATTTTCAGGAATTTGCCGAACAGATTACCAAAAGTTATAACGAAAAATATAAACCCATTTAA
- a CDS encoding ATP-binding protein, with the protein MSNSPFNHSHFLGYINFVSPAFVKVHFPSSVLMKTFVHHAEVLRGGLVGNYIVIEGEDKGFLGKMLEISLPEKERLELSERTFSTKAFHPVGRIEILLSFDLFNPNKIEKGINSLPLIGSKVFICSSEFLSTHFKTFGIKPENIEHSPTFRMGNLIYDKNVPVDISLQAIFSRHCAVVGTTGGGKSYTISKFIEGVIETGAKAIILDPTGEYSTFDAHPKVAHSVLISESYFPYQNLTINDLFVLFRPSGQVQQPVLLEAIKSLKVAHCLMSNIPNNGHLNDGTNDNFTFRGQQVVINNGLIVKQGNFTAAYNNAYFTYKAIVEDFSINNFGINLLHRQIGNECFQIFNDRWATNRDERNYGNATSLIMRVNNVISDNDYAGMFGFNAPTTNNLITKINEFLDNPDLNVLRIGFENVPYNFQVREILANSLGRYLLNKARTNAFRENPLILFVDEAHQFLNKKVKDEYFESTELNAFDNIAKESRKYGLFLCLSTQMPRDIPVGTLSQMGTFITHRLINYQDKEAIASACSTANKETLSFLPSLGSGEAIVMGVDFPMPISVKVDLPTITPKFDTPKFVKATGG; encoded by the coding sequence ATGAGTAATAGTCCTTTTAATCACAGCCACTTTCTTGGGTACATAAATTTTGTATCCCCTGCTTTTGTCAAAGTGCATTTTCCTTCATCAGTTTTGATGAAAACATTTGTGCATCACGCAGAAGTGTTGCGGGGTGGTCTTGTTGGCAATTATATTGTTATTGAGGGAGAAGACAAGGGGTTTTTAGGAAAAATGTTGGAAATATCGTTGCCCGAGAAAGAACGATTAGAATTAAGCGAAAGAACCTTTTCAACTAAGGCATTTCATCCGGTTGGCAGAATTGAGATTTTGCTATCATTTGACTTATTTAACCCCAATAAAATAGAAAAAGGCATAAACAGTTTACCACTTATTGGCTCTAAGGTATTCATTTGTTCTTCAGAATTTTTATCTACTCATTTCAAAACTTTCGGTATAAAACCAGAAAATATTGAGCATTCTCCGACATTTAGAATGGGTAATTTGATTTATGATAAAAATGTTCCCGTAGATATTTCATTGCAAGCAATCTTCAGTAGGCATTGTGCTGTGGTGGGTACAACGGGTGGTGGAAAAAGTTATACAATTAGTAAATTTATCGAGGGTGTTATTGAAACTGGCGCAAAGGCTATTATTTTAGACCCAACAGGAGAATATTCCACGTTTGATGCACATCCGAAAGTCGCACATTCCGTGCTTATTTCAGAAAGTTATTTTCCTTATCAAAATTTAACTATAAATGACTTGTTTGTCCTGTTCAGACCATCAGGACAAGTACAACAGCCTGTTTTGTTGGAAGCGATAAAATCTTTGAAAGTTGCTCACTGTTTAATGAGTAATATTCCCAATAATGGACATCTTAATGATGGAACAAATGACAATTTCACTTTTAGAGGGCAGCAAGTTGTGATAAACAATGGATTGATTGTAAAACAGGGAAATTTTACTGCCGCATATAATAATGCTTACTTTACTTACAAGGCGATAGTAGAAGATTTTTCAATAAATAATTTTGGTATAAACCTACTTCATAGACAAATTGGAAACGAATGTTTTCAAATATTTAATGACCGTTGGGCAACAAATAGGGATGAAAGAAATTATGGAAATGCAACCAGCCTAATAATGCGTGTCAATAATGTCATATCTGACAATGATTATGCAGGAATGTTTGGATTTAATGCACCAACAACCAACAACTTGATAACGAAGATTAATGAGTTTTTAGACAATCCTGATTTAAACGTATTGAGAATTGGGTTTGAAAACGTCCCATATAATTTTCAGGTACGAGAAATTTTAGCAAACTCATTGGGAAGATATTTATTAAACAAAGCAAGAACCAATGCCTTTAGAGAAAACCCTTTAATACTTTTTGTTGATGAAGCACATCAGTTCTTGAATAAAAAAGTTAAAGATGAATATTTTGAAAGTACAGAGTTAAATGCTTTTGACAATATAGCTAAGGAAAGCCGAAAATATGGATTATTCCTCTGTTTATCGACACAGATGCCAAGAGATATTCCTGTGGGAACATTAAGTCAGATGGGAACATTTATTACTCATAGACTGATAAACTACCAAGATAAAGAAGCGATAGCAAGTGCTTGTTCAACAGCTAATAAAGAAACACTTTCATTTCTGCCGTCTTTGGGGTCTGGAGAAGCCATTGTAATGGGTGTTGATTTTCCAATGCCTATATCTGTCAAAGTGGATTTGCCTACAATTACACCAAAGTTTGACACTCCAAAATTCGTAAAGGCAACCGGAGGTTAA
- the mobA gene encoding conjugal transfer protein MobA: MNENSKKQLKKTGRPLKNDPAKIRYTISFNEEEHARFLALFDKSGMQIKAHFITSCIFNKTIKSVHIDKGTVDFYMRLTSFHSQFRSIGVNYNQIVKLLYKSFSEKKASAYLYKLEKQTAEMVELFKKVVEITEEFNQKHLKKQPEK, translated from the coding sequence ATGAATGAGAACAGCAAAAAACAGTTAAAAAAGACGGGGCGACCGCTTAAAAACGACCCTGCGAAAATCCGCTACACGATTTCTTTTAACGAGGAGGAACACGCCCGTTTTCTTGCCCTCTTTGATAAATCGGGTATGCAGATAAAGGCACATTTTATAACGTCTTGCATCTTCAATAAGACGATAAAATCGGTACATATTGACAAAGGAACAGTTGATTTCTATATGCGACTGACTTCGTTTCACAGTCAATTCCGCTCTATCGGGGTAAACTATAATCAGATTGTAAAGCTATTGTACAAGAGTTTTTCCGAGAAAAAGGCATCGGCATACCTGTACAAGTTGGAAAAACAGACGGCAGAAATGGTCGAATTGTTCAAAAAAGTTGTGGAGATAACCGAGGAATTTAACCAAAAACACCTCAAAAAACAGCCTGAAAAATGA
- the mobC gene encoding conjugal transfer protein MobC — MQGEDDLRGLAKIMAFMRAVSIIIVLMHLYWFCYGFFIHRGWTLEIINKILGNFNRTAGLFEHTLYTKVFALVLLALSCLGTKGVKDEKITWGKIYVALGIGFVLFFLNFPLLKLPLNTATFLYILTTGLGYIALMVAGVWMSRLLRSNLMDDVFNNENESFQQETKLMQNDYSVNLPTKFYYKNKWNDGWINIVNPFRATIVLGTPGSGKSYAIVNNYIKQQIEKGFSMYIYDFKFDDLSTIAYNHLLKNRHKYKVPPKFYVINFDDPRKSHRCNPLNPEFMTDISDAYEAAYTIMLNLNKSWIQKQGDFFVESPIILLAAIIWYLKIYDNGKYCSFPHAIELLNKRYADVFTILTSYPELENYLSPFMDAWQGGAQDQLQGQIASAKIPLSRMISPQLYWVMTGDDFSLDINNPKEPKILCVGNNPDRQNIYSAALGLYNSRIVKLINKKGQLKSSVIIDELPTIYFRGLDQLIATARSNFVSVCLGFQDFSQLIRDYGDKESKVIQNTVGNIFSGQVVGETAKNLSERFGKVLQKRQSMTINRNDKSTSISTQLDSLIPASKISTLTQGMFVGAVSDNFDERIEQKIFHAEIVVDNEKVAAETKAYQKIPEILSFVDENGVDNMKRDIDNNYRQIKLDIVHIIDSEMERIKNDPNLQHLIQEG; from the coding sequence ATGCAGGGAGAAGACGATTTAAGAGGCTTAGCCAAGATTATGGCTTTTATGCGAGCCGTAAGCATCATTATAGTATTGATGCACTTGTATTGGTTTTGCTACGGGTTCTTTATACACCGTGGCTGGACATTGGAAATCATCAATAAGATTTTAGGGAATTTCAACCGAACAGCAGGACTGTTTGAACACACCTTATATACCAAAGTCTTCGCTTTGGTATTGTTGGCTTTAAGCTGTTTGGGTACAAAGGGCGTTAAGGACGAAAAGATTACTTGGGGCAAAATTTATGTGGCTTTGGGTATCGGTTTCGTCCTTTTCTTTTTGAATTTCCCATTGCTAAAGCTACCACTAAACACCGCCACATTTCTCTATATCCTGACGACGGGTTTAGGTTATATCGCTTTAATGGTTGCAGGGGTTTGGATGAGCCGTTTGCTCCGTAGCAATTTAATGGACGACGTTTTCAACAACGAAAATGAGAGCTTTCAGCAGGAAACCAAGTTAATGCAGAATGATTACTCTGTTAATCTGCCTACAAAGTTTTACTACAAAAACAAATGGAATGACGGTTGGATAAACATTGTAAACCCATTTCGGGCAACGATTGTGCTGGGAACCCCTGGCTCCGGAAAATCGTATGCAATCGTAAATAATTATATAAAGCAACAGATTGAGAAAGGCTTCTCAATGTACATCTACGATTTTAAGTTTGACGACCTGTCCACGATTGCCTACAATCACTTATTAAAGAACAGGCATAAATACAAAGTACCGCCAAAATTTTACGTGATAAATTTTGACGACCCACGCAAGAGCCACCGTTGCAATCCGCTCAATCCCGAATTTATGACGGACATATCAGATGCCTACGAAGCGGCATATACGATAATGTTAAACCTGAACAAAAGCTGGATACAGAAACAAGGGGATTTCTTCGTGGAAAGCCCAATTATTCTATTGGCAGCCATTATTTGGTATCTGAAAATTTATGACAATGGTAAGTATTGTTCCTTTCCCCACGCCATAGAATTACTAAATAAAAGATATGCAGACGTATTTACAATTTTGACTTCTTATCCCGAATTGGAAAACTATTTATCGCCCTTTATGGATGCTTGGCAAGGCGGAGCACAAGACCAATTACAGGGGCAGATAGCTTCCGCTAAAATTCCATTGTCAAGAATGATTAGTCCGCAACTGTATTGGGTTATGACAGGCGACGATTTTTCTTTAGATATTAATAACCCCAAAGAGCCAAAAATTTTGTGTGTCGGAAACAACCCCGACCGACAAAATATTTATTCGGCAGCTTTGGGTTTATACAACTCCCGAATTGTAAAATTAATCAACAAAAAAGGACAGCTTAAAAGCTCCGTTATCATAGACGAATTGCCCACAATTTATTTTAGGGGACTTGACCAATTAATCGCAACTGCGAGAAGTAATTTTGTATCGGTATGTCTTGGTTTTCAGGACTTTAGTCAATTAATACGTGATTATGGCGACAAAGAAAGTAAGGTAATTCAGAACACAGTCGGTAATATTTTTAGCGGTCAGGTTGTCGGCGAAACAGCGAAAAATTTATCCGAACGTTTCGGAAAAGTTTTACAAAAACGCCAAAGTATGACGATTAATCGTAATGATAAATCTACTTCAATTTCAACCCAATTAGACAGCCTTATTCCGGCTTCAAAAATCAGTACCTTAACACAAGGTATGTTCGTGGGTGCTGTTTCCGATAACTTTGACGAACGTATCGAACAAAAGATATTTCACGCTGAAATAGTTGTAGATAATGAAAAGGTTGCTGCCGAAACAAAAGCGTATCAGAAGATACCGGAAATTTTATCCTTTGTTGATGAGAATGGAGTGGATAATATGAAACGGGATATTGATAACAATTACCGTCAGATAAAATTAGATATTGTTCACATTATAGATAGTGAAATGGAGCGTATCAAGAACGACCCGAATTTACAGCACTTGATACAGGAGGGATAG
- a CDS encoding helix-turn-helix domain-containing protein, giving the protein MAFGKHIKELRESKGLFLREVGAALELDNAFISKVENEERLLPRKHLENLAEFLNVPLDELLILWLSDKIKSLIDDKEIGKQALKIVLNQLKHS; this is encoded by the coding sequence ATGGCATTTGGAAAACATATAAAAGAATTGAGAGAAAGTAAGGGGTTGTTCCTAAGAGAGGTTGGGGCAGCTTTAGAATTGGATAATGCTTTTATCAGTAAGGTAGAAAATGAGGAAAGATTATTACCAAGAAAGCATTTAGAAAATCTTGCTGAATTTCTGAACGTACCATTAGATGAATTATTGATTTTGTGGTTATCTGATAAAATAAAAAGTCTTATTGACGATAAAGAAATAGGAAAACAGGCTTTGAAAATAGTATTAAATCAATTGAAACATAGTTAA
- a CDS encoding DUF4133 domain-containing protein — translation MNSYNINKGIGRTVEFRGLKAQYLFIFAGGLLGTLIFVMILYMAGVSNYVCLFLGAGGASLIVWQTFSLNKKYGEHGLMKVGARKRHPRFIICRKPVRRYLKFTPKPKAV, via the coding sequence ATGAATAGTTACAACATTAACAAAGGCATTGGCAGGACGGTTGAGTTCAGGGGCTTAAAGGCACAGTATCTTTTCATCTTCGCTGGTGGTCTGTTGGGTACGCTCATCTTCGTGATGATACTGTATATGGCTGGCGTAAGTAATTACGTCTGCCTGTTCCTCGGAGCTGGCGGTGCTTCGCTCATTGTGTGGCAAACATTCTCGCTGAACAAAAAATACGGCGAACACGGATTGATGAAAGTAGGTGCAAGAAAACGACACCCTCGCTTCATCATTTGCCGCAAGCCTGTACGCAGGTATTTAAAATTCACTCCTAAACCTAAAGCCGTATGA
- a CDS encoding DUF3408 domain-containing protein has product METNKKTAGAKKTGKTYSAKFLKRSKMKGRGDKAIYVSPEYHEKLTHIVKVIGKSEIPLYAILDNILEHHFELFSEEIIKEYNKKFKPLF; this is encoded by the coding sequence ATGGAAACGAATAAAAAAACAGCCGGAGCAAAGAAGACAGGCAAAACTTATAGTGCTAAATTTCTAAAAAGAAGTAAAATGAAAGGTAGAGGCGATAAAGCTATTTATGTAAGTCCCGAATACCACGAAAAGCTAACACACATTGTAAAGGTAATCGGTAAGAGCGAAATCCCATTGTACGCCATTTTGGATAATATATTGGAACATCATTTTGAATTGTTTTCCGAAGAAATTATCAAGGAGTATAACAAAAAATTCAAACCTCTTTTTTAG